The Rattus rattus isolate New Zealand chromosome 1, Rrattus_CSIRO_v1, whole genome shotgun sequence genome includes a region encoding these proteins:
- the Amh gene encoding muellerian-inhibiting factor, with the protein MQGPHLSPLLLLLATMGAVLQADTVEELTNTRGLIFLEDGVWPPSSPPEPLCLVAVRGEGDTSKASLTVVGGLHSYEHAFLEAVQESRWGPQDLATFGVCNTDSQATLPALQRLGVWLGETGEQQLLVLHLAEVIWEPQLLLKFQEPPPGGASRWEQALLVLYPGPGPQVTVTGAGLQGTQSLCPTRDTRYLVLTVHFPTGAWSGSGLALTLQPSREGATLTIAQLQAFLFGSDSRCFTRMTPTLVLLPPAGPTPQPAHGQLDTVPFPQPGLSLEPEDLPHSADPFLETLTRLVRALRGPLTRASNTRLALDPGALASFPQGLVNLSDPVALGRLLDGEEPLLLLLSPAAATVGEPMRLHSPTSAPWAAGLARRVAVELQAAASELRDLPGLPPTVPPLLSRLLALCPNDSRSAGDPLRALLLLKALQGLRAEWRGREGRGRAGRSKGTGTDGLCALRELSVDLRAERSVLIPETYQANNCQGACAWPQSDRNPRYGNHVVLLLKMQARGAALGRLPCCVPTAYAGKLLISLSEEHISAHHVPNMVATECGCR; encoded by the exons ATGCAGGGGCCACACCTCTCTCCGCTCCTGCTGCTGCTAGCGACTATGGGGGCTGTGTTACAGGCTGACACAGTTGAAGAACTGACCAATACCAGGGGCCTCATCTTCCTTGAAGATGGGGTCTGGCCTCCCAGCAGTCCCCCCGAGCCTTTGTGCCTGGTTGCGGTGAGAGGGGAAGGGGACACAAGCAAGGCTTCCCTGACGGTGGTGGGGGGCCTGCACAGCTATGAGCATGCCTTCCTGGAGGCTGTCCAAGAGTCTCGCTGGGGACCTCAAGACCTAGCCACCTTCGGAGTCTGCAATACTGACTCCCAGGCTACCCTGCCTGCCCTTCAGCGCCTCGGGGTCTGGCTCGGAGAGACTGGGGAACAGCAGTTGCTAGTCCTACATCTGGCTGAAG TGATATGGGAGCCTCAGCTCTTGCTGAAGTTCCAAGAGCCTCCACCTGGGGGAGCCAGCCGCTGGGAGCAAGCCCTATTAGTGCTATACCCTGGACCCGGGCCCCAGGTCACAGTCACAGGAGCTGGACTGCAGGGCACACAG AGCCTCTGCCCTACTCGGGACACCCGCTATTTGGTGCTGACTGTACACTTTCCAACCGGGGCCTGGAGCGGCTCGGGGCTCGCCCTAACCCTTCAACCAAGCAGAGAAG GTGCCACCCTGACCATCGCTCAGCTGCAGGCCTTTCTGTTTGGCTCTGATTCCCGCTGTTTCACGCGGATGACTCCCACCCTAGTGCTGCTGCCACCCGCCGGGCCGACACCGCAGCCAGCACATGGCCAGCTGGACACCGTGCCTTTCCCGCAGCCTGG GCTGTCCCTGGAGCCTGAGGACCTGCCACACAGTGCTGACCCCTTCCTAGAGACCCTCACTCGCTTGGTTCGTGCTCTGCGGGGACCTCTGACCCGGGCCTCGAACACTCGTCTGGCCCTGGACCCTGGTGCGCTGGCCAGCTTCCCACAGGGCCTGGTCAACCTTTCAGACCCTGTGGCGCTGGGACGTCTGCTCGATGGGGAGGAACCCCTATTACTGCTGCTGTCACCCGCTGCGGCCACTGTGGGGGAACCTATGCGGCTGCACAGCCCCACATCTGCTCCCTGGGCAGCGGGCCTGGCACGCAGGGTAGCGGTAGAGCTGCAGGCGGCGGCCTCGGAGCTGCGGGACCTCCCAGGCCTGCCACCCACAGTCCCCCCATTGCTGTCGCGCCTATTGGCGCTGTGCCCCAACGACTCCCGCAGCGCTGGGGACCCGTTGCGagcgctgctgctgctgaaggcaCTGCAGGGCCTGCGTGCAGAGTGGCGAGGGCGGGAAGGGCGCGGGAGGGCGGGGCGCAGCAAGGGGACAGGGACAGATGGGCTGTGCGCGCTGCGCGAGCTGAGCGTGGACCTTCGAGCAGAGCGCTCAGTGCTCATCCCGGAGACCTACCAAGCCAACAACTGCCAAGGCGCCTGTGCATGGCCGCAGTCGGACCGTAACCCACGGTACGGGAACCACGTGGTGCTGCTGCTAAAAATGCAGGCACGCGGGGCCGCCCTGGGTCGCCTGCCCTGCTGTGTGCCCACTGCCTACGCCGGCAAGCTGCTCATCAGCCTGTCGGAGGAGCACATCAGCGCGCACCACGTGCCCAACATGGTGGCCACCGAATGCGGCTGCCGGTGA
- the Plekhj1 gene encoding pleckstrin homology domain-containing family J member 1 isoform X4, protein MRYNEKELQALSRQPAEMAAELGMRGPKKGSVAKRRLVKLVVNFLFYFRPDEAEPLGALLLERCRVAQEEPGGFSISFVEDLSRKYHFECCSQEQCQEWMEALQRARNEIRKMTGKDPLEQFGISEEARFQLSSLPKDASCIGSQLPVLD, encoded by the exons ATGCGGTACAACGAGAAAGAGTTGCAAGCGCTATCCCGGCAGCCGGCAGAGATGGCGGCCGAGCTGGGCATGCGGGGCCCCAAGAAGGGCAGCG TGGCCAAGAGGCGGCTGGTGAAGCTGGTGGTCAACTTCCTCTTTTACTTCCGCCCGGACGAGGCCGAG CCCCTCGGAGCCCTGTTGCTGGAGCGCTGCAGAGTGGCCCAGGAAGAGCCGGGAGGCTTCTCCATCA GCTTCGTGGAAGACCTCAGCAGGAAATATCACTTTGAATGCTGTAGCCAAGAGCAGTGCCAGGAGTGGATGGAGGCTCTGCAGCGGGCCAG GAATGAGATCAGGAAGATGACCGGCAAG GACCCGCTGGAGCAGTTCGGCATCTCCGAGGAGGCCAGGTTCCAGCTGAGTAGCCTGCCTAAGGATGCTTCTTGCATTGGCTCCCAGCTACCTGTGTTGGACTGA
- the Sf3a2 gene encoding splicing factor 3A subunit 2 yields the protein MDFQHRPGGKTGSGGVASSSESNRDRRERLRQLALETIDINKDPYFMKNHLGSYECKLCLTLHNNEGSYLAHTQGKKHQTNLARRAAKEAKEAPAQPAPEKVKVEVKKFVKIGRPGYKVTKQRDTEMGQQSLLFQIDYPEIAEGVMPRHRFMSAYEQRIEPPDRRWQYLLMAAEPYETIAFKVPSREIDKAEGKFWTHWNRETKQFFLQFHFKMEKPPAPPSLPAGPPGVKRPPPPLMNGLPPRPPLPDALPPPPPGGLPLPPMPPTGPAPSGPPGPPQMPPPAPGVHPPAPVVHPPTSGVHPPAPGVHPPAPGVHPPAPVVHPPTSGVHPPAPGVHPPAPGVHPPAPGVHPPAPGVHPPAPGVHPPAPGVHPPAPGVHPPPSAGVHPQAPGVHPPAPAVHPQAPGVHPPAPGIHPQAPGVHPQPPPGVHPAAPGVHPQPPGVHPTPMPPMLRPPLPSDGPGNMPPPPPGN from the exons ATGGACTTTCAGCACCGACCTGGAGGCAAAACTGGGAGTGGGGGCGTGGCCTCCTCCTCAGAGAGCAACCGGGATCGAAGAGAGCGCCTGCGGCAACTGGCCCTGGAAACCATCGACATCAataag GACCCGTATTTCATGAAGAACCACCTGGGATCCTATGAGTGCAAACTCTGCTTGACTCTGCATAACAATGAG GGGAGCTACCTGGCCCATACCCAAGGGAAGAAACATCAGACTAACTT GGCCCGGCGAGCTGCCAAGGAGGCCAAAGAAGCCCCCGCCCAGCCTGCACCAGAGAAGGTCAAGGTGGAGGTGAAGAAGTTTGTGAAGATTGGCCGCCCTGGctacaaag TGACCAAGCAGAGGGACACAGAGATGGGCCAGCAGAGCCTACTGTTCCAG ATTGACTACCCTGAGATTGCAGAGGGTGTCATGCCCCGCCACCGCTTCATGTCTGCCTATGAGCAGAGGATCGAGCCCCCGGACCGCCGCTGGCAGTATCTGCTCATGGCTGCTGAGCCCTATGAGACCATCGCCTTCAAG gtGCCGAGCCGTGAGATTGACAAGGCTGAGGGCAAGTTTTGGACCCACTGGAACCGAGAGACCAAGCAG TTTTTTCTTCAGTTCCACTTTAAGATGGAgaagcccccagcccctcccagcctcccagcaggACCCCCAGGCGTCAAGCGGCCCCCGCCCCCACTCATGAATGGACTACCTCCTCGCCCACCACTCCCTGATGCcttgcccccacctccacctggtggcctgcctcttcctcctatgCCCCCCACTGGGCCTGCTCCCTCTGGGCCCCCTGGACCTCCCCAGATGCCCCCACCAGCTCCTGGGGTGCACCCCCCAGCCCCAGTAGTACACCCACCAACATCTGGGGTCCATCCCCCAGCTCCTGGGGTCCATCCTCCAGCCCCTGGGGTGCACCCCCCAGCCCCAGTGGTTCATCCACCAACATCTGGGGTCCATCCCCCAGCTCCTGGGGTCCATCCTCCAGCCCCTGGAGTGCACCCTCCAGCCCCTGGGGTGCACCCACCAGCTCCAGGGGTCCACCccccagctccaggggtccaCCCCCCAGCTCCAGGAGTCCACCccccagctccaggggtccaCCCTCCTCCATCAGCTGGAGTTCATCCTCAGGCTCCAGGGGTGCATCCACCTGCTCCTGCAGTCCACCCTCAAGCCCCTGGTGTACACCCCCCAGCTCCTGGGATCCACCCTCAGGCACCAGGGGTGCACCCCCAGCCTCCTCCTGGAGTCCACCCTGCTGCCCCAGGGGTCCATCCTCAGCCTCCAGGGGTTCACCCTACTCCTATGCCCCCCATGCTAAGGCCCCCCCTTCCCTCGGATGGCCCTGGGAACATGCCCCCGCCTCCCCCAGGCAACTGA
- the Plekhj1 gene encoding pleckstrin homology domain-containing family J member 1 isoform X2 gives MRYNEKELQALSRQPAEMAAELGMRGPKKGSVAKRRLVKLVVNFLFYFRPDEAEPLGALLLERCRVAQEEPGGFSISFVEDLSRKYHFECCSQEQCQEWMEALQRASYEYMRRSLIFYRNEIRKMTGKDPLEQFGISEEARFQLSSLPKDASCIGSQLPVLD, from the exons ATGCGGTACAACGAGAAAGAGTTGCAAGCGCTATCCCGGCAGCCGGCAGAGATGGCGGCCGAGCTGGGCATGCGGGGCCCCAAGAAGGGCAGCG TGGCCAAGAGGCGGCTGGTGAAGCTGGTGGTCAACTTCCTCTTTTACTTCCGCCCGGACGAGGCCGAG CCCCTCGGAGCCCTGTTGCTGGAGCGCTGCAGAGTGGCCCAGGAAGAGCCGGGAGGCTTCTCCATCA GCTTCGTGGAAGACCTCAGCAGGAAATATCACTTTGAATGCTGTAGCCAAGAGCAGTGCCAGGAGTGGATGGAGGCTCTGCAGCGGGCCAG CTACGAATACATGAGACGGAGCCTCATCTTCTACAGGAATGAGATCAGGAAGATGACCGGCAAG GACCCGCTGGAGCAGTTCGGCATCTCCGAGGAGGCCAGGTTCCAGCTGAGTAGCCTGCCTAAGGATGCTTCTTGCATTGGCTCCCAGCTACCTGTGTTGGACTGA
- the Plekhj1 gene encoding pleckstrin homology domain-containing family J member 1 isoform X1 — translation MRYNEKELQALSRQPAEMAAELGMRGPKKGSVAKRRLVKLVVNFLFYFRPDEAEPLGALLLERCRVAQEEPGGFSISFVEDLSRKYHFECCSQEQCQEWMEALQRASYEYMRRSLIFYRNEIRKMTGKVCGAGGTGQFSLALLTTTVHSTGPAGAVRHLRGGQVPAE, via the exons ATGCGGTACAACGAGAAAGAGTTGCAAGCGCTATCCCGGCAGCCGGCAGAGATGGCGGCCGAGCTGGGCATGCGGGGCCCCAAGAAGGGCAGCG TGGCCAAGAGGCGGCTGGTGAAGCTGGTGGTCAACTTCCTCTTTTACTTCCGCCCGGACGAGGCCGAG CCCCTCGGAGCCCTGTTGCTGGAGCGCTGCAGAGTGGCCCAGGAAGAGCCGGGAGGCTTCTCCATCA GCTTCGTGGAAGACCTCAGCAGGAAATATCACTTTGAATGCTGTAGCCAAGAGCAGTGCCAGGAGTGGATGGAGGCTCTGCAGCGGGCCAG CTACGAATACATGAGACGGAGCCTCATCTTCTACAGGAATGAGATCAGGAAGATGACCGGCAAGgtgtgtggggctggagggacTGGGCAGTTTTCCCTGGCCCTGCTCACAACCACTGTGCATTCCACAGGACCCGCTGGAGCAGTTCGGCATCTCCGAGGAGGCCAGGTTCCAGCTGAGTAG
- the Plekhj1 gene encoding pleckstrin homology domain-containing family J member 1 isoform X3 yields the protein MRYNEKELQALSRQPAEMAAELGMRGPKKGSVAKRRLVKLVVNFLFYFRPDEAEPLGALLLERCRVAQEEPGGFSISFVEDLSRKYHFECCSQEQCQEWMEALQRARNEIRKMTGKVCGAGGTGQFSLALLTTTVHSTGPAGAVRHLRGGQVPAE from the exons ATGCGGTACAACGAGAAAGAGTTGCAAGCGCTATCCCGGCAGCCGGCAGAGATGGCGGCCGAGCTGGGCATGCGGGGCCCCAAGAAGGGCAGCG TGGCCAAGAGGCGGCTGGTGAAGCTGGTGGTCAACTTCCTCTTTTACTTCCGCCCGGACGAGGCCGAG CCCCTCGGAGCCCTGTTGCTGGAGCGCTGCAGAGTGGCCCAGGAAGAGCCGGGAGGCTTCTCCATCA GCTTCGTGGAAGACCTCAGCAGGAAATATCACTTTGAATGCTGTAGCCAAGAGCAGTGCCAGGAGTGGATGGAGGCTCTGCAGCGGGCCAG GAATGAGATCAGGAAGATGACCGGCAAGgtgtgtggggctggagggacTGGGCAGTTTTCCCTGGCCCTGCTCACAACCACTGTGCATTCCACAGGACCCGCTGGAGCAGTTCGGCATCTCCGAGGAGGCCAGGTTCCAGCTGAGTAG